The Chthoniobacterales bacterium genome includes a window with the following:
- a CDS encoding alanine--glyoxylate aminotransferase family protein — translation MLNTTNATADGHVKLFIPGPVEVSEKTFRAFCHPQIGHRGSEFSSLYESIHPRLQTMFGTQGPVYLSTSSAWGVMEGALRNLVRKKVLNCMCGAFSDKWFDVSKRCGKQAEALQVEWGEPILPELVEEKLSQGGFDAVTLIHNETSTGVLSPLADIAAVVRKYPEVMFIVDSVSSFSTVPIPMDDLGIDILLTGSQKALAMPPGLALFSASERARARAAEVSDRGYYFDIIEFHKNWEKFMTPSTPTTGHIYALQSKLDDIFTEGLDNRYARHAKLNKMISDWVDANGFEHFARDGYRSKSLVCVKNNRNIDVAAFCSALKKKHKVAINGGYGKIKGTTFRVSNMGDESEATIAELLGWMTGCLPA, via the coding sequence ATGCTCAACACCACCAACGCCACAGCCGACGGCCACGTCAAACTCTTCATCCCCGGACCCGTCGAGGTCTCGGAAAAAACCTTCCGCGCGTTTTGCCATCCGCAAATCGGGCACCGCGGCAGCGAATTCTCCTCCCTCTACGAATCCATCCATCCGCGTCTCCAGACGATGTTCGGCACGCAGGGGCCGGTTTACCTTTCCACATCTTCGGCATGGGGCGTGATGGAGGGGGCACTCCGCAACCTCGTCCGCAAAAAAGTCCTGAACTGCATGTGCGGCGCGTTTTCCGACAAATGGTTCGACGTGAGCAAGCGCTGCGGAAAGCAGGCCGAGGCGCTCCAAGTCGAATGGGGCGAGCCGATCCTCCCCGAGCTGGTCGAGGAAAAGTTGTCCCAAGGCGGCTTCGACGCCGTGACCCTCATCCACAACGAAACATCGACCGGCGTTTTGAGCCCTCTCGCCGACATCGCAGCCGTCGTCCGCAAATACCCCGAAGTCATGTTCATCGTGGACAGCGTTTCTTCGTTTTCCACGGTGCCGATTCCCATGGACGACCTGGGCATCGACATCCTTCTCACCGGCAGCCAGAAAGCGCTCGCGATGCCTCCGGGCCTCGCCCTTTTCAGCGCGAGCGAACGCGCCCGTGCCCGCGCGGCCGAGGTATCCGACCGCGGCTATTACTTCGACATTATCGAGTTCCACAAGAACTGGGAAAAGTTCATGACGCCCAGCACGCCGACCACCGGTCACATCTACGCCCTGCAGTCCAAGTTGGACGACATCTTCACCGAAGGTTTGGACAACCGCTACGCCCGTCACGCGAAACTCAACAAGATGATTTCCGACTGGGTGGACGCCAACGGATTCGAACATTTCGCCCGCGATGGCTACCGCTCGAAGTCGCTGGTTTGCGTGAAAAACAACCGCAACATCGACGTCGCCGCGTTTTGCTCGGCCCTCAAGAAAAAGCACAAGGTCGCGATCAACGGCGGCTACGGAAAAATCAAGGGCACCACATTCCGCGTTTCCAACATGGGCGACGAGAGCGAGGCGACGATCGCCGAACTCCTCGGCTGGATGACCGGGTGCCTGCCGGCCTAA